One genomic region from Neospora caninum Liverpool complete genome, chromosome V encodes:
- a CDS encoding putative Patched family domain containing protein, translating to MGGAGVGPRWWRSLTRRYVSFCHELLVQKESIVAAIGEGFGKWALVCYRYPYHVMLASLVLCVAMASGLLPPTPVWIDGAEKLYSLPYSRARDDGALHTSYFGDVLGRKSVVIVKHKDEGTNILTWKYLEVIQHLDAIIRGREVDPVGSRKLVIPRTFGNQNDSILSQPERTRGTEKALQESNLSFRNSSKAPASGDPLGNSSAYSPAPNSPKGMDDQGYMTFEDICLINPFGECAIDSVLKFGLHEMRQMGLLPDEPEVWVFDGTVYNTKQVGFIPEYYLGGVTKEQCWRQMPLDLAKRLLPPSRIRPLPDQPGFAMVDIDCITKAQAAMLQYDADGRSQFEDRNMMWERLFIQILKDNQTFGDLEVSFQAFRSRDDELRASTSESKDVVYVVFTFFILATYSTALNFSCDLYRNKLFSALMGFGAAFMGLGAGMGIVAYMGMPMVPTVLICPFLVLGIGVDDMFVVMNCYCVSYTIHDPEERCIQALRISGLGISITTLTNLISFGVGAFSTYMSIRNFCVYSAMALFMGYVFVLTFFFPTLCIDARREECARVCPFCLPDISDRQKVAQERLAEMTAEERKVVQSMASLSQEELIAYKVNVFYEEQAIRKAARKRRDLGEKDGTAKHARPDGPARFLRRLTEALTAHRPLPQSPSPASFQSALPPQPINDNSGSASSGPGFVPNPRSTSATSTASLPPAVTSGSASSRWSNTAEGNEKRKTKSSGSPDVPMGGEGMKTGEKSGFGGDTYGLGPGRCQREGREDAGTDFFPRLTTTIGGLPPDLAREALYEEPRGNVGRKWREFFLCYYGPVLMWFPVKIAVVITFAAIAAVSAYGFTKLELGLELSELAPGNSYMRRFDADFAHYFNKFDQPTDIFFVDRKKRPANSSSSYGVAGDSPLSSSAPPRRLFNSPNPVKASADHGTPYASSFYSGLDRGDVHRFTSPARDPPTQGTGEHATPVDAAASNGRLNSGESFASGSGQRTPSLLVSPPTLRGATTTEHTFQLEATSFPATGPNEVDAAWQPVDVREMPEADAAETRANSGRALSFNAPEDAQERRLLGTMEDMKKRDRSDAQTIPFREIGEKPSFSPFDREDQKSVDDTSIRTEWWNPKIQAAMRAFHKRLESRPTTSRLVNPLLTMLDDPQIGAKLRMGDKQIFEDTIYYQLVHSKSPYRQFKFDFIWTGRELKTWRMRLLPKYMATSEERAAWMEQLRNDCDEAARTFGAISETDAGGAFEYGSNDEKYLSGFLTDKATSTSGTAGDHHGAVPDEPIYPIPYTYMMIFYESDLGILSSVLVNMLSAGLAMLLVAFVLIPEALAGFLVILMICLIDLALFGFMYFWRVKLHMVSTIALVISIGFAVDYSAHLCHTFTHCKGATREKRVIESLVLMGNPIFHGASSTLLGIMLLGFSESFVFTVFFRMMVMVVAFGASHGMLLLPVILSWIGPMGHEADEKATDASTACADLSGGGAFSRADKPQPFCDALSKSKCIPSLSFPQSLSHPAEANASPANPTLLTSAKLRSENYRSPAEKAASSALGAGGTRAVLASVEAEKTAQKSPQSGRWFFAKMLPNAGGANKERGWHGPAESVGSLRRTDEGDSFVIEASGHRSAVVHPRAASLPVPLPGRSLPDSLDMTSLLQTHEVNHHDIHDRLFLPYSDQKARGPGEGEATAAGMRPIGAWALGEDEDPNNSCISSPLDYTAHQQARQLKTHRRSRAGPGHPPSSFVVSAANGVLGASSTSASALPSHPVETSSAELELAAMFASSQAATALSHHRDKYGMSLKSQASVASNRASASSAKFPHNDDAYPLASQRLPPGKRSSHASRTGEMNEWGGETRGDEKGREQVHPKECVPPVREPSGVSSELSSAAFSESTTGGTEHPETQKHVVSHPRRISSCGPTVALHRSRKSSSVVSSQHPSVVSADLNEHSYSGTGSASGRSVSRPKRRNSTGSGRASFSMASSPGGTATFRGQSVITVRKGIGVVGFPHAGCMTSAGARGGERRHSMTKGPSSGHSLPSFLSNKFPRFPAPRSGAHTLNGRSGDSTAQGYPGGAEKAETERRSTNGDVACGSKTSRCASGVGSGEKPRERDSLLGPEIHTPGLVHSTSLPSAHSPAVRTSSVGRDGERKNISLPPASRSSSAVSMSYVNPSTHSGGRRSQNSPVSYVSSHASKIFVLPSGHLAPQQVGGSSLHRVQPNQIMPQAYQEKGQPTASASPSLDAPAGSAAKRRNSTGNLMANRGRRELGGVSACGYKDEEQKRGEGQEQRLGRSNSAETRLASGVPTGEPGRTSCYKERPEETSDREGHSRSIGAVGQGRENRDNKPETKDRKPEYERAEHQTTGGGIFHQLLHRGMSLAKTREEKPPA from the exons ATGGGGGGGGCGGGCGTTGGTCCGAGGTGGTGGCGGAGCCTCACCCGCCGCTACGTTTCTTTCTGCCATGAGCTGCTCGTTCAGAAAGAGTCGATTGTTGCTGCCATTGGAGAGGGGTTCGGAAAGTGGGCCCTTGTCTGTTACCGCTATCCGTACCATGTAATGCTTGCatctctcgttctctgtgTGGCTATGGCTTCTGGACTCTTGCCACCCACTCCAGTCTGGATCGATGGTGCCGAGAAATTGTATTCGCTTCCCTATTCGAGGGCCCGAGATGACGGGGCGTTGCACACGTCTTATTTTGGAGATGTGTTGGGCCGTAAGAGTGTCGTTATTGTCAAACACAAGGACGAAGGGACAAATATTCTGACTTGGAAGTACCTAGAGGTTATCCAGCATCTGGACGCTATCATCCGTGGTCGGGAAGTTGACCCAGTTGGCAGCCGCAAACTTGTGATTCCTCGGACATTTGGAAACCAAAATGACAGTATTCTTTCCCAGCCAGAAAGGAcgcgagggacagagaaggccCTGCAAGAAAGCAACCTCTCTTTCAGAAATTCAAGCAAGGCTCCAGCGAGTGGCGATCCGCTAGGTAACTCTAGCGCGTACTCTCCAGCTCCCAACAGCCCTAAGGGTATGGACGACCAGGGCTACATGACATTTGAAGACATTTGTTTAATAAATCCCTTTGGAGAATGTGCAATTGATTCTGTCTTGAAGTTCGGTCTACATGAAATGCGCCAGATGGGTTTACTACCAGATGAACCGGAAGTTTGGGTTTTCGATGGGACGGTGTACAACACAAAGCAAGTCGGGTTCATTCCAGAGTACTATCTGGGTGGCGTCACAAAAGAACAATGCTGGAGGCAAATGCCTCTCGACCTCGCAAAACGGCTGCTTCCTCCATCTCGCATCCGGCCCCTTCCCGACCAACCTGGATTTGCCATGGTTGACATTGACTGTATAACAAAAGCTCAGGCTGCTATGCTTCAGTATGACGCCGATGGTCGATCTCAATTTGAGGATCGTAACATGATGTGGGAGCGTCTGTTTATACAGATCTTGAAGGACAACCAAACGTTTGGGGATCTGGAGGTCTCCTTCCAAGCTTTTCGGTCCCGAGACGACGAATTAAGAGCGTCGACGTCTGAGTCAAAGGATGTAGTCTACGTAGTCTTTACGTTCTTCATCCTGGCCACGTATTCGACAGCCCTCAACTTCTCGTGTGATCTCTATCGTAACAAACTCTTTTCCGCCTTAATGGGATTCGGTGCAGCCTTCATGGGACTCGGAGCCGGCATGGGCATTGTCGCGTATATGGGAATGCCTATGGTGCCGACAGTATTGATTTGTCCTTTCCTGGTGCTCGGTATCGGAGTCGACGACATGTTTGTCGTCATGAACTGCTATTGCGTAAGCTACACAATTCACGACCCTGAAGAACGCTGCATCCAAGCTCTCCGTATATCGGGACTCGGAATCAGTATCACGACGCTCACTAACCTTATCTCTTTTGGTGTCGGTGCCTTTAGTACCTACATGTCTATCCGGAATTTCTGCGTCTACTCGGCCATGGCTCTCTTTATGGGGTACGTCTTCGTTCTCaccttctttttccccacCCTGTGCATAGACGCTAGACGAGAGGAATGTGCGCGGGTAtgtcctttctgtctccccgaCATCTCTGATCGTCAAAAAGTGGCACAGGAACGCCTAGCCGAAATGACAgctgaggagaggaaagtcGTGCAAAGCATGGCCTCGCTGAGTCAAGAGGAACTCATTGCATACAAAGTTAACGTCTTCTACGAGGAGCAGGCCATCAGAAAGGCTGCCCGAAAACGAAGGGATCttggagaaaaggacggaacTGCAAAACACGCCAGACCTGACGGACCGGCCAGATTCCTCCGGCGTCTCACAGAGGC TCTGACAGCCCATCGCCCTCTGCCTCAGTCTCCGTCACCTGCGTCATTTCAGtcggctcttcctccccaGCCGATCAATGACAACTCCGGAAGCGCTAGCTCAGGACCGGGTTTCGTTCCCAACCCGCGCAGCACTTCGGCTACTTCAacggcttctcttccgccagCGGTGACGTCAGGATCAGCATCTTCTCGTTGGAGCAACACCgccgaaggaaacgagaaacggaagacgaaATCTTCGGGTAGCCCGGATGTACCGATGGGGGGCGAAGGCATGAAAACCGGTGAAAAGAGTGGATTTGGGGGCGACACTTACGGGCTGGGGCCGGGGCGGTGTCAGCGTGAGGGAAGGGAGGATGCCGGCACGGATTTCTTCCCGAGACTGACCACGACAATCGGGGGCCTGCCCCCAGACTTGGCACGTGAGGCGCTTTACGAAGAACCAAGAGGAAATGTCGGCCGAAAATGGAGAGAATTCTTCCTGTGCTACTATGGGCCAGTCCTCATGTGGTTCCCAGTGAAG ATCGCGGTTGTGATAACGTTTGCGGCGATAGCGGCGGTGTCCGCCTACGGATTCACGAAACTGGAACTCGGGCTGGAGTTGTCCGAGCTGGCGCCGGGGAATTCGTACATGCGAAGGTTCGACGCAGACTTTGCCCATTACTTCAATAAATTCGATCAGCCGACAGACATCTTTTTTGTCGACCGTAAGAAAAGGCCTGCAAACTCCAGCAGTTCGTATGGCGTCGCAGGCGACAGtcccctctcttcatctGCCCCACCTCGGAGGCTCTTTAATTCACCAAACCCTGTGAAAGCATCTGCCGACCACGGAACTCCTTACGCGTCTTCCTTTTATTCTGGCCTTGACCGTGGCGACGTCCACCGGTTCACTTCTCCCGCACGAGATCCACCGACTCAAGGGACGGGAGAACACGCGACACCAGTCGACGCAGCGGCCTCTAACGGGAGACTGAATTCCGGCGAAAGCTTTGCTTCTGGTTCGGGGCAAAGGACTCCTTCGTTACTCGTGTCACCCCCGACATTGAGAGGCGCGACAACAACTGAACACACGTTTCAACTGGAAGCGACCTCTTTTCCAGCGACTGGACCCAATGAGGTGGACGCCGCTTGGCAACCTGTGGACGTCCGAGAAATGCCTGAAGCCGACGCAGCCGAAACAAGAGCGAATTCCGGGCGGGCCTTATCTTTTAATGCGCCTGAAGATGCACAGGAGCGAAGACTGCTGGGCACAATGGAAGAcatgaagaagagagacaggagcgatGCACAGACCATCCCTTTCCGAGAGATCGGGGAGAAACCGTCGTTCTCACCTTTCGACAGGGAAGACCAAAAGAGCGTCGACGACACGAGCATCCGCACAGAATGGTGGAATCCCAAAATTCAAGCTGCCATGCGCGCGTTTCATAAGAGACTCGAATCGAGGCCGACTACCTCTCGGCTGGTCAATCCTCTTCTTACCATGCTCGATGATCCACAAATTGGAGCGAAACTGAGAATGGGCGATAAACAG ATATTTGAAGACACAATATACTACCAGCTCGTCCACTCCAAGTCTCCGTACCGTCAGTTTAAATTCGACTTCATCTGGACGGGCAGAGAACTGAAGACCTggcgcatgcgtcttcttcccaaGTACATGGCGACGTCCGAAGAGAGGGCCGCATGGATGGAGCAGCTCCGCAATGACTGTGATGAGGCCGCTCGAACCTTTGGGGCGATTTCGGAGACGGACGCCGGTGGAGCGTTTGAATACGGAAGTAACGATGAGAAATACCTGTCTGGGTTTCTTACTGACAAGGCGACGAGTACCTCGGGCACAGCTGGAGACCACCACGGGGCGGTACCTGATGAACCTATCTACCCTATCCCTTACACGTATATGATGATTTTCTACGAGAGTGATTTAGGCATCCTCAGCTCTGTCCTCGTCAATATGCTCTCTGCTGGACTAGCGATGCTCCTT GTGGCCTTCGTTCTCATTCCTGAAGCGCTCGCTGGCTTCCTGGTCATCCTCATGATCTGCCTTATTGACCTTGCACTCTTCGGCTTCATGTATTTCTGGCGT GTGAAGCTCCATATGGTGTCGACGATTGCGCTGGTCATTAGTATCGGGTTTGCCGTCGACTACTCTGCCCACCTTTGCCATACGTTTACCCACTGCAAAGGAGCaacgagggaaaaaag GGTCATTGAAAGCCTTGTGCTGATGGGCAACCCCATCTTCCACGGAGCATCTTCGACTCTCCTTGGCATTAtgcttctcggcttctctgaGTCCTTCGTCTTCACCGTCTTCTTTAGAATGATGGTTATG GTTGTTGCCTTCGGTGCGAGTCACGGtatgcttcttctccccgtcaTTCTTTCCTGGATCGGTCCCATGGGCCATGAAgccgacgagaaggcgactgaCGCCTCCACGGCCTGTGCGGATCTCTCCGGTGGTGGAGCGTTTTCTCGAGCAGACAAGCCGCAACCATTTTGTGATGCGCTTTCCAAAAGCAAGTGCAttccgtctctgtccttcccccAAAGTCTGTCGCACCCTGCAGAAGCGAACGCGTCTCCAGCAAACCCGACGCTCCTGACTTCGGCGAAACTGAGATCCGAAAACTACCGTTCCCCTGCCGAGAAGGCAGCAAGCTCGGCGCTCGGTGCCGGGGGGACTCGCGCTGTTCTAGCGTCcgtggaggcggagaaaaccGCGCAAAAATCGCCGCAGAGTGGCCGGTGGTTCTTTGCAAAGATGTTGCCAAACGCAGGAGGAGCGAACAAAGAACGGGGCTGGCACGGACCTGCCGAATCGGTCGGGTCTCTACGGAGGACTGACGAGGGCGACAGTTTTGTGATTGAAGCCTCCGGTCACCGGTCGGCGGTTGTCCATCCACGGGCTGCGTCGCTCCCGGTTCCGTTGCCAGGCAGAAGCCTGCCGGATTCTCTCGACATGACGAGTTTGCTTCAGACGCATGAAGTGAATCATCACGACATACACGACCGTCTGTTCCTTCCGTATTCTGATCAGAAGGCCCGAGGGCctggagagggcgaggccacGGCTGCCGGCATGCGCCCCATTGGGGCTTGGGCTCTAGGGGAGGATGAGGACCCCAACAACAGCTGCATTAGCAGCCCGCTCGACTATACAGCTCACCAGCAAGCGAGGCAGCTGAAGACACACcggcgaagccgcgcggGACCGGGACACCCGCCGAGCAGTTTCGTGGTTTCCGCAGCAAACGGCGTCCTCGGCGCTTCCAGTACATCGGCGAGTGCGCTGCCGTCTCACCCTGTAGAGACGAGCTCCGCGGAGCTGGAGCTCGCCGCCATGTTTGCGAGTTCACAAGCTGCGACAGCTCTGTCGCACCACAGGGACAAATATGGGATGTCTCTGAAGAGCCAGGCCTCTGTTGCCTCGAACCGAGCGTCGGCCAGTTCGGCCAAGTTCCCGCACAATGACGATGCCTACCCCCTGGCGTCGCAGCGACTCCCTCCGGGGAAGCGAAGCAGCCATGCAAGTCGAACTGGGGAAATGAACGAATGGGGAGGAGAAACcaggggagacgaaaaaggcagagagcaAGTGCATCCAAAGGAGTGCGTTCCTCCTGTCAGAGAACCCTCTGGTGTCTCAAGCGAACTCTCATCTGCTGCATTTTCCGAAAGCACCACGGGGGGAACGGAACacccggagacgcagaagcacGTGGTATCGCATCCGAGGCGTATTTCGTCTTGTGGGCCGACGGTCGCCCTTCACCGGTCTCGCAAATCGTCCTCTGTGGTATCGTCTCAGCATCCTTCGGTCGTGTCTGCAGATCTGAACGAACACTCGTACAGCGGGACGGGCAGCGCCAGCGGGAGGAGTGTCTCCCGTCCCAAGAGACGCAATTCCACGGGATCAGGAAGGGCGTCCTTCTCGATGGCTTCCTCCCCTGGCGGGACTGCCACGTTCCGCGGCCAGTCGGTCATTACCGTACGAAAAGGCATTGGGGTCGTAGGATTCCCTCACGCCGGATGTATGACCAGCGCAGgtgcgcgaggcggagagcggagacactcgaTGACAAAGGGTCCGAGCAGCGGGCACAGTTtgccctcgtttctctcaAACAAATTCCCCCGTTTCCCTGCCCCTAGGAGCGGCGCTCACACACTGAACGGACGCTCCGGCGACTCGACGGCGCAGGGCTATCCTGGCGGtgcggagaaggccgaaacCGAAAGGCGAAGCACAAACGGCGATGTGGCATGTGGTTCGAAAACAAGTCGCTGCGCAAGCGGAGTCGGctcaggagagaagccgcgagagCGCGATTCGCTTTTGGGTCCCGAAATTCACACGCCGGGACTCGTCCACTCcacgtctcttccttcagcGCATTCTCCCGCGGTTCGTACCTCAAGTGTCggccgagacggagagcgcaAAAACATTTCACTTCcgcccgcgtctcgctcttcgtctgctgtctctaTGTCTTACGTTAATCCCTCTACACACagtggaggaaggagaagtcAGAATTCGCCCGTTTCCTACGTCTCCTCTCATGCTTCGAAGATCTTCGTTCTGCCGTCAGGACACCTGGCGCCTCAGCAGGTGGGCGGTTCCTCACTGCATCGTGTTCAGCCGAACCAAATAATGCCGCAAGCATAccaagagaaaggacagcCTACTGCCTCAGCTTCACCGTCGCTGGACGCTCCTGCGGGGTCAGCAGCCAAGCGAAGGAACAGCACAGGCAACCTGATGGCAAATCGAGGTCGAAGGGAGTTAGGTGGCGTTTCTGCATGCGGATacaaagacgaggaacagaaaaggggagagggaCAAGAGCAAAGATTGGGGCGGAGCAACTCCGCAGAGACGAGACTGGCGTCAGGCGTTCCGACCGGAGAACCAGGAAGGACTTCGTGTTACAAAGAAAGACCCGAGGAGACAAGTGACAGAGAAGGGCACTCCAGGAGCATCGGCGCTGTCGGCCAGGGACGGGAGAACAGGGACAACAAGCCTGAAacaaaagacagaaagccGGAGTACGAGAGGGCCGAACACCAAACCACTGGAGGAGGTATCTTTCACCAGCTTTTACACAGGGGAATGAGCctggcgaaaacgcgagaggaaaagcctCCAGCATGA